The following proteins are encoded in a genomic region of Reichenbachiella sp.:
- the ccsA gene encoding cytochrome c biogenesis protein has protein sequence MKFLKPLFSNKLTTVLLVAYAFTMAYATFLENDFGTQAVLSIIYKAWWFEAIMILLAVNFLGNIWRYKLYRKEKLAIFTFHVAFIVILIGAFVTRYASFEGLMHIREGDSTNKIVSQDRYLMIEAKKGDEVEKFEQKLNLSVFKQPDLVVNMGANDEIEIEPKAFVPQAEQQVIESENGSTVLKLVTTSGEGRENLFLASGGALLINNYPVTFDRPVDGAINIFSKGEELFIQSPFEMTFMVMATQNAGTLPADSLMPLQTRALYRGENTQFVIPEVYEKSSIVYLPAKDQEKGKMLDDLLFVKIKSDDRSQEILLSSFDGNFSEEQHLEIGEYHLDISYGPKPIEIPFSIELRDFQLDRYPGSTSPSSFASEVTVIDEDSSFPYRIYMNNVLDHKGYRFFQASYDTDALGTVLSVNQDFWGTNITYLGYTLMTLGMLLTLFGKHSRFQIINKQLNALKAKKAVATVLLASLGLGTAVAQEEGHSKFNYQQSLLTNEVNIDHASLYGELMVQDMDGRIKPINTLGSEFLRKVHGRSTFTVSDGDYTSKLNSDQVFLMMHVNPLVWQQVPIIKVDNDGGKEIVEVIGKRESEYYSFIDFLDKEGNYLLTDMVDVASRKKPAVQNAFDKELIKVDERFNVYFQGLTGNYLKLFPKEGDPANTWYTGNFEGQTFSGEDSTFVRRIMPMYYQSIMESVREKDWSKADEVLGYIKKYQDIKGADVMPEEGIIKAELLYNKLKLFNRLFGYLWLSGIALLVVAILKIFKGESKGINLTSKILTGLVFVQFLALTFNLGLRWYASGHAPWSNGYEMIILVGWGLLFFAFVFYKKSNFVVPLGALFSGTLLFVAFLDWLNPEITNLVPVLKSYWLKIHVAIIVSSYAPLGLSALLGLMTLIFMIVDKKKNVKIDISIKEMTYINEMSMTIGLFLLAIGTFLGGVWANESWGRYWGWDPKETWALISVIVYATVLHLRLIPKLNDTYVFNTASVIAFFSIIMTSFGVNYYLSGLHSYAKGDPLPIPTFVYYTVAIILGICAWAYFAKRRYQKG, from the coding sequence TTGAAATTTTTAAAGCCGCTGTTTTCAAACAAACTGACAACAGTGCTACTTGTTGCTTATGCTTTTACAATGGCATACGCCACTTTCTTAGAAAATGACTTCGGCACGCAAGCGGTGCTATCTATCATCTACAAAGCCTGGTGGTTTGAGGCCATCATGATTTTACTAGCGGTTAACTTCTTGGGTAATATCTGGAGGTATAAACTTTACCGCAAAGAGAAGTTGGCGATTTTCACTTTTCATGTTGCATTCATAGTTATTCTGATTGGCGCTTTTGTGACACGTTATGCCAGTTTCGAGGGATTGATGCATATCCGCGAAGGAGATTCTACAAACAAAATCGTTTCGCAAGATCGATACCTGATGATTGAAGCCAAAAAAGGGGATGAAGTAGAGAAATTTGAGCAGAAGCTCAACTTATCTGTTTTCAAACAACCGGATTTGGTTGTGAATATGGGTGCTAACGACGAAATCGAGATCGAACCTAAAGCCTTCGTACCTCAGGCAGAACAGCAAGTGATCGAATCTGAAAATGGCTCCACGGTTTTGAAACTAGTGACCACTTCAGGCGAAGGTCGTGAGAATCTATTCCTGGCTTCAGGAGGTGCTTTATTGATAAATAACTATCCCGTAACGTTCGACCGTCCGGTAGATGGCGCAATCAATATCTTTAGTAAAGGGGAGGAGCTATTTATTCAATCGCCATTCGAAATGACATTTATGGTGATGGCTACGCAAAATGCAGGTACGTTACCCGCAGACTCCTTGATGCCATTGCAGACGCGAGCTTTGTACCGTGGAGAAAATACACAGTTTGTAATACCAGAGGTATATGAGAAAAGCTCGATTGTGTATTTGCCTGCTAAAGATCAGGAAAAAGGCAAAATGCTCGATGATTTGCTTTTTGTGAAAATCAAATCTGATGACCGATCACAGGAAATCTTGTTGAGTTCGTTCGATGGCAACTTCAGCGAAGAGCAGCATTTGGAAATTGGCGAATACCACTTAGATATTAGCTATGGGCCAAAGCCTATTGAAATCCCTTTTTCAATCGAGTTGAGAGATTTTCAATTGGATAGATATCCGGGTTCTACCAGTCCTTCCTCTTTTGCCAGTGAGGTCACGGTGATAGATGAAGACTCGTCTTTCCCATATCGTATTTACATGAACAATGTGCTCGATCATAAAGGATACAGATTCTTCCAAGCCTCTTATGATACGGATGCTTTAGGAACAGTGCTTTCAGTAAACCAAGATTTTTGGGGAACTAACATTACCTATCTAGGATACACTTTAATGACATTAGGCATGCTATTGACTTTGTTTGGCAAGCATTCACGTTTTCAAATTATCAACAAACAATTGAATGCATTGAAAGCAAAAAAAGCAGTAGCTACAGTATTGTTGGCCAGCTTAGGACTAGGAACCGCTGTTGCGCAGGAAGAAGGTCATAGCAAATTCAACTATCAGCAATCACTGCTGACGAATGAAGTGAACATTGATCATGCTTCTCTTTATGGCGAATTGATGGTACAGGACATGGATGGCCGGATCAAACCGATCAATACCTTAGGGTCGGAATTTTTGAGGAAAGTGCATGGTAGATCTACTTTCACGGTGAGCGATGGAGACTATACTTCTAAACTCAATAGCGATCAGGTGTTCTTGATGATGCATGTCAATCCATTGGTTTGGCAGCAAGTGCCAATCATCAAAGTAGATAACGACGGCGGAAAAGAAATTGTAGAGGTGATTGGAAAAAGAGAAAGTGAATATTATTCTTTCATCGACTTTCTGGACAAAGAAGGAAATTATCTACTGACCGATATGGTGGATGTGGCGAGCCGTAAGAAACCAGCCGTTCAGAATGCTTTCGACAAAGAATTGATCAAAGTAGACGAAAGATTCAATGTCTACTTCCAAGGCCTGACGGGCAACTACCTGAAGCTGTTCCCTAAAGAAGGCGACCCAGCCAACACTTGGTACACTGGCAACTTCGAAGGACAGACCTTCTCTGGTGAAGATTCTACTTTCGTGCGTCGTATCATGCCGATGTACTACCAGAGTATCATGGAGTCTGTTCGAGAGAAGGACTGGTCGAAGGCCGATGAGGTATTGGGTTACATCAAAAAATACCAGGACATTAAAGGCGCAGATGTGATGCCAGAGGAAGGTATCATCAAAGCAGAACTGCTGTACAACAAACTCAAATTGTTCAACCGATTGTTCGGTTATTTGTGGTTGTCCGGTATAGCGCTACTCGTAGTGGCCATATTGAAAATATTCAAAGGCGAATCCAAAGGTATCAACCTCACCAGTAAAATACTCACCGGATTAGTTTTCGTACAGTTTCTCGCGCTTACCTTCAACTTGGGCTTGAGATGGTATGCTTCGGGTCATGCGCCATGGAGTAATGGCTACGAGATGATCATCCTGGTAGGATGGGGCTTGCTTTTCTTTGCTTTTGTCTTTTACAAGAAATCTAATTTTGTAGTGCCTTTAGGTGCACTGTTTTCGGGAACGCTGCTATTTGTGGCCTTCCTGGATTGGTTGAACCCTGAGATCACAAATTTAGTGCCTGTACTAAAATCCTACTGGCTCAAAATTCATGTAGCGATTATCGTGAGTAGCTATGCGCCGCTGGGCTTATCTGCACTATTGGGTCTAATGACTTTGATCTTTATGATCGTGGATAAAAAGAAAAATGTAAAAATCGACATCAGCATCAAGGAGATGACTTACATCAACGAGATGTCTATGACCATTGGTTTGTTCTTATTGGCGATAGGCACCTTTTTGGGTGGCGTGTGGGCCAATGAATCCTGGGGACGCTACTGGGGTTGGGACCCGAAAGAGACCTGGGCACTGATCTCTGTGATTGTCTATGCCACCGTGCTTCACCTGCGTTTGATTCCAAAATTGAACGACACCTACGTGTTCAATACCGCTAGTGTGATCGCATTTTTCTCGATCATCATGACCTCGTTTGGGGTAAACTATTACTTGTCGGGATTGCACTCTTACGCCAAAGGTGATCCGCTTCCGATTCCTACTTTTGTGTACTATACTGTAGCAATCATTTTGGGGATTTGTGCTTGGGCTTATTTTGCGAAGAGGAGGTATCAGAAGGGGTAG
- a CDS encoding type II toxin-antitoxin system RelE/ParE family toxin yields MIVIERLVDFPQLGRKVPEFNSEQLRELILGKYRIVYRIYDEELIVVVRIVHGAKLID; encoded by the coding sequence TTGATCGTAATAGAACGGTTAGTTGACTTCCCTCAATTAGGCAGAAAAGTACCTGAGTTCAACAGTGAACAGCTTCGCGAATTGATATTAGGCAAATACAGAATTGTGTACAGAATCTATGATGAAGAGTTGATCGTGGTTGTTAGAATAGTTCACGGAGCCAAACTTATAGATTAG
- the ppk2 gene encoding polyphosphate kinase 2 — MANQSESFNYQQELDKLHIELVHLQTWIKKQALKVVVVFEGRDASGKGGVIKRITEPLNPRICKVVALGVPTEREKSQWYFQRYAAHLPAAGEMVLFDRSWYNRAGVEKVMRFCSQEEYNEFLRACPEFERMLVRSGIILLKYWFSVSDQEQEKRFKRRIENPLKRWKFSPMDLESRAKWLEYSRAKDEMFAHTDTKQVPWYVVDADNKKKARLNCISHILSQIPYEPMHIDPIELPPLPQDKKYVRPPKDYQMFVPKKY; from the coding sequence ATGGCAAATCAATCGGAATCTTTTAATTACCAACAAGAACTGGACAAGCTCCATATTGAATTGGTGCACCTTCAAACCTGGATTAAAAAACAGGCATTGAAAGTAGTCGTGGTTTTCGAGGGTCGTGATGCCTCAGGCAAAGGTGGTGTCATCAAAAGAATCACTGAGCCTCTCAATCCACGGATCTGTAAAGTCGTAGCTCTGGGTGTACCCACTGAACGCGAGAAGTCGCAATGGTATTTTCAGCGTTATGCTGCACACTTACCAGCGGCCGGAGAAATGGTACTTTTTGACCGCAGTTGGTACAATCGAGCCGGAGTAGAAAAAGTAATGAGATTTTGTTCGCAAGAGGAATACAATGAGTTTCTAAGAGCTTGCCCGGAGTTTGAACGCATGCTGGTACGTTCGGGGATCATTCTACTCAAATACTGGTTTTCGGTTAGTGACCAAGAACAAGAAAAGCGATTCAAACGAAGAATAGAAAACCCACTCAAACGATGGAAGTTTAGCCCAATGGATTTGGAGTCGAGAGCCAAATGGCTGGAATACTCTAGGGCTAAAGACGAGATGTTTGCTCATACCGACACCAAGCAAGTGCCTTGGTATGTAGTAGATGCTGACAATAAGAAAAAGGCCAGACTCAACTGCATTAGCCACATCTTGAGTCAAATTCCTTACGAGCCCATGCACATCGACCCAATTGAATTGCCTCCATTACCTCAGGATAAAAAATATGTGAGACCACCTAAAGACTATCAGATGTTCGTACCAAAGAAGTATTGA
- a CDS encoding putative phage abortive infection protein: protein MTSKRTKLRAYFVKFLGFSTLLSVLLGFVVAYVVFVKLNVLSSDMLSDLESLSKMGEFFGGIVGPIWALAGVILFYLALIYQRKELELQREELFETRKIMDSQSQTIEIQQFENTYFKLLEFHLAASSRIESQEAGNGFEVMYKAFTKAVNDTKKRRKKDGSSEILDEEAFETCFRQVYDSYRNTISHYMESYKSLIYLVAEKSKDPNFYINIIKPHLTEQEVLLQFYYLITYNKDEKFKEIVENYGLFERLNFRSVQAIDRLHLDELKKTAYQPTKLPTAKKEEKTED, encoded by the coding sequence ATGACATCTAAGCGAACCAAACTACGTGCATATTTCGTGAAATTTCTGGGCTTTTCAACGCTCCTTTCCGTCCTACTCGGATTCGTTGTTGCCTACGTGGTGTTTGTAAAACTCAATGTGCTCAGCAGCGATATGCTATCAGATTTGGAATCACTAAGCAAGATGGGAGAATTCTTCGGCGGTATCGTTGGGCCGATCTGGGCATTGGCTGGTGTGATACTTTTCTATCTGGCATTGATCTACCAACGTAAGGAACTAGAGCTACAGCGGGAGGAGCTTTTTGAGACTCGAAAGATTATGGATAGTCAATCCCAAACCATAGAGATACAGCAATTCGAAAACACCTATTTCAAGCTTCTTGAATTTCACCTTGCTGCGTCCTCTCGTATAGAGTCGCAAGAGGCAGGCAACGGTTTTGAGGTTATGTATAAAGCATTTACTAAGGCCGTGAATGACACGAAGAAGAGGAGAAAAAAGGATGGTAGCTCTGAAATTCTAGATGAAGAAGCCTTTGAAACTTGCTTTAGGCAGGTATATGACAGCTATCGAAACACCATCTCTCACTACATGGAAAGCTACAAATCGCTGATTTATTTGGTAGCTGAGAAAAGTAAGGACCCAAATTTCTACATCAATATCATCAAACCACACCTCACCGAACAAGAAGTGCTGTTGCAGTTTTATTACTTGATTACTTACAACAAAGACGAAAAGTTTAAGGAGATTGTAGAGAACTACGGCCTATTCGAGCGACTCAACTTCCGATCTGTGCAGGCCATTGACCGGCTACACTTAGACGAACTGAAGAAGACGGCCTATCAACCTACTAAATTGCCTACAGCTAAGAAAGAGGAGAAGACTGAGGACTAA
- a CDS encoding pitrilysin family protein produces MLQRTTAFALFLSLISCQEEAKDTNPPLDVNYEKIVLDNGLNVIFHIDKSDPVVAVSLTAHVGSAREKTGRTGFAHLFEHLLFLESENLGKGGLDQMSARIGGSGANGSTNRDRTNYYQTVPKNALEKMIWAEADKLGWFINTVTEPVLAKEKQVVKNEKRQRVDNQPYGHTYYVANKNLYPSGHPYNWQVIGSLEDLQNATLDDVKEFYAKWYTPNNVTLVIAGDFDLAQTKTWVKKYFNEIPSGDPISPINPQPATLDSTIKVYHEDNFANLPELTLIWPTVEIYHPDSYALEVLSNYLSQGKSAPLYQVLVEDKKLTSNTKMYNYNAELAGELYLNVTGFDQIDLDDVLLAINEGFEKFGKEGISDQDLIRIKAQQEADFYGSISSVVAKSFYLAQYNIFADDPGFISRDLQQTLQVTKSDVQRVYEKYIKGKPFVATSFVPKGQLDLALKNSKKAEVVEETISQGAEETFDSSIEATYEKTPSTFDRSIEPPYGETPKITPPTVWNTVLTNGLQVYGIKNNEVPVVDFNLIIKGGQSLETSDNLGVANLVAGLLTKGTANKTPQELEEEIELLGATLDISAQKESIRISGSTLAKNFEQTIALVEEVIVSPRWDEKELALYKQEVISWIQQDAASPGKIADNQFDSLFYGEGHILSNNLFGTAASIESLNMDDLKAYYQLLSSANTTMHVVGDISQSSVQTALQPMVVSWPTKAVNIPDLPTLDTPKKSTVFFYDVPGAKQSHLRLGYPSLSSLDKDYFPAKVMNYLLGASGFASRLTQQLRETKGYTYHADSEFQGGLNKGPFLVYCSVRSNVTLESLEVIKQILENYGESFSNEDLLTTKSSMVKGNARAFETASAKLRMLENISTYGWSTDYVLQQGQIVENMTLDEIKSLADNYLKSDQMIWLVVGDAKTQMDRLSELGFGTPILLNEKSEVMMSSK; encoded by the coding sequence ATGCTACAAAGAACAACCGCATTCGCTCTATTCCTATCCTTGATTTCGTGCCAAGAAGAAGCGAAAGACACTAATCCACCTCTGGATGTAAATTATGAAAAAATTGTGCTAGATAATGGGCTAAACGTCATATTTCATATAGATAAATCTGATCCTGTTGTAGCTGTATCCCTAACTGCCCATGTAGGATCGGCAAGAGAAAAAACAGGCAGAACAGGATTTGCCCACTTATTTGAGCATTTGCTATTTCTGGAATCGGAAAATCTTGGCAAGGGAGGGTTAGACCAAATGAGTGCCAGAATAGGTGGCTCTGGAGCCAATGGCAGTACCAACCGAGACCGCACCAACTATTATCAAACGGTTCCAAAAAATGCACTAGAAAAAATGATCTGGGCAGAAGCCGACAAGCTCGGCTGGTTTATCAACACGGTCACTGAACCCGTGTTAGCCAAAGAAAAACAAGTAGTAAAGAATGAAAAACGCCAACGCGTGGACAACCAACCTTATGGTCATACTTATTATGTAGCTAATAAAAATCTATATCCGTCGGGTCATCCCTATAATTGGCAAGTAATCGGCTCATTGGAAGATCTTCAAAATGCCACATTAGACGATGTCAAGGAGTTCTATGCAAAATGGTACACCCCTAATAATGTAACCTTAGTCATTGCTGGCGACTTCGATTTGGCTCAGACTAAAACCTGGGTGAAAAAATACTTTAACGAAATCCCATCTGGCGACCCAATTTCACCTATCAACCCACAACCTGCCACGCTGGACAGTACGATCAAAGTTTACCACGAGGACAATTTCGCAAACCTCCCTGAACTCACATTAATTTGGCCAACGGTAGAAATATACCACCCTGATAGTTACGCATTAGAGGTATTGAGCAATTACCTATCTCAGGGGAAAAGTGCCCCATTGTATCAAGTCTTAGTGGAGGATAAAAAGCTCACCTCCAATACAAAGATGTATAATTACAACGCAGAGCTGGCGGGAGAACTTTACCTAAATGTCACTGGTTTTGATCAGATAGATTTGGATGATGTGCTTCTTGCGATAAACGAAGGTTTTGAAAAATTCGGAAAAGAGGGAATTTCAGATCAAGACTTAATAAGAATAAAGGCACAACAAGAAGCAGATTTTTATGGTAGTATCTCAAGTGTAGTTGCTAAGAGTTTTTATCTGGCTCAGTATAACATTTTCGCCGATGACCCAGGGTTTATTTCCAGAGATCTGCAACAAACCCTGCAAGTGACAAAATCCGATGTCCAAAGAGTGTATGAAAAATACATCAAGGGCAAACCTTTTGTTGCGACAAGTTTCGTTCCCAAAGGTCAATTGGATCTGGCTTTGAAAAACTCCAAAAAAGCTGAGGTGGTGGAGGAAACCATCTCCCAGGGTGCCGAAGAAACTTTTGATTCTTCTATTGAGGCGACCTATGAAAAGACACCATCTACATTTGATAGAAGTATAGAACCACCTTATGGTGAAACTCCTAAGATCACACCTCCAACCGTTTGGAATACAGTGCTTACCAACGGGCTACAAGTGTACGGCATTAAAAACAATGAGGTACCCGTGGTTGATTTTAACCTCATCATCAAAGGTGGACAGTCTCTTGAAACTTCTGACAACCTGGGTGTAGCTAATTTGGTCGCTGGGCTGCTTACTAAAGGTACTGCAAACAAAACTCCTCAGGAGCTAGAAGAAGAAATTGAATTGTTAGGTGCTACGTTGGATATCTCTGCGCAAAAAGAAAGCATCCGTATCTCAGGTTCAACACTTGCCAAAAATTTCGAACAAACCATTGCACTTGTCGAGGAGGTGATCGTATCACCCAGGTGGGATGAAAAAGAATTGGCCTTATATAAACAAGAAGTAATCAGTTGGATTCAACAAGATGCAGCTTCACCAGGCAAAATAGCTGACAACCAATTTGACTCTTTATTTTATGGAGAAGGGCACATTCTGTCCAACAACTTATTCGGGACAGCCGCATCCATTGAGAGCCTAAACATGGATGATCTCAAGGCCTATTATCAACTCTTATCATCTGCAAACACCACCATGCACGTAGTAGGCGACATCAGTCAATCTTCAGTTCAAACAGCCTTACAGCCAATGGTCGTAAGCTGGCCGACCAAAGCAGTGAATATTCCTGATTTGCCTACTCTTGATACCCCGAAAAAGAGCACAGTATTCTTTTATGACGTTCCTGGTGCCAAACAATCGCATTTAAGACTTGGCTACCCTTCTCTTTCATCTTTAGATAAAGACTACTTCCCAGCGAAAGTGATGAACTATCTTTTGGGTGCCTCGGGGTTTGCATCGAGATTGACGCAACAGTTGAGAGAAACCAAAGGTTATACCTATCATGCAGATTCGGAATTCCAGGGTGGACTTAACAAGGGACCATTTCTAGTCTACTGCAGTGTACGTAGCAACGTCACCCTTGAGTCTTTAGAAGTGATCAAACAAATTCTAGAAAATTACGGAGAATCATTTTCAAATGAAGATCTGTTAACGACGAAAAGTTCGATGGTGAAGGGTAACGCCAGAGCCTTTGAAACCGCCAGCGCCAAACTCCGCATGCTCGAAAACATCAGCACCTATGGCTGGTCGACTGATTACGTACTTCAACAAGGTCAAATAGTAGAAAACATGACTCTCGATGAAATCAAATCTTTAGCTGACAATTATCTTAAGTCAGACCAAATGATTTGGTTGGTAGTGGGCGATGCTAAAACTCAAATGGATAGGCTCAGTGAATTAGGATTTGGAACACCTATTTTATTAAATGAGAAAAGTGAAGTAATGATGTCTAGCAAATAG
- the rsgA gene encoding ribosome small subunit-dependent GTPase A codes for MDIKDLGFTDEMRTFGLEQGLESFEIGRVTSEHRERYDVITSNGHFDAELLGNLRFTAESREDFPSVGDWVALSPYDEDKAIIHGIYPRYSMLVRQAVGKKGEKQVIASNIDVGLIVQSVNRDFNINRLERYLTICYSADIQPVIILSKIDLLEAVELKSVLSEIGSRIKDVLVVPVSNQIEGGYKQVSDLIERGKTYCLLGSSGVGKSTLLNHLYGQEQMDTGEVSESIDRGKHVTTHRELVVLESGGILIDNPGMREVGIADSTGGLEMTFDEVLELSEDCKYKDCTHLHEEGCAILEALENGELDQESYNNYQKMYKEKMHFETSAEDKKRKDKGFGKMMKQVKKARKQNKY; via the coding sequence ATGGATATTAAGGATTTAGGTTTTACAGACGAGATGAGGACCTTTGGATTAGAACAAGGATTGGAATCCTTTGAGATAGGGCGTGTGACTTCGGAGCATCGAGAGCGCTATGATGTAATAACAAGCAATGGACATTTTGATGCCGAACTGTTGGGTAATTTGAGATTTACTGCTGAGAGCAGAGAAGACTTTCCTTCTGTTGGGGATTGGGTGGCACTTTCTCCTTATGATGAGGACAAAGCCATAATCCATGGCATATACCCCAGATATTCCATGCTCGTCAGACAGGCAGTAGGCAAGAAGGGGGAGAAGCAGGTCATTGCTTCGAATATTGATGTCGGCCTAATTGTACAGTCGGTTAATCGAGATTTCAACATCAATAGATTAGAGCGGTATCTTACCATTTGCTATTCAGCTGATATCCAGCCGGTGATTATTCTTAGTAAAATAGACTTGCTGGAAGCTGTTGAATTGAAATCAGTGCTGTCTGAAATTGGTAGCAGAATTAAAGACGTTTTAGTTGTACCAGTCAGTAATCAAATCGAAGGCGGCTATAAGCAAGTGTCTGATTTAATTGAGAGAGGAAAGACTTATTGTCTATTAGGTTCTTCCGGCGTAGGTAAGTCTACGCTTTTAAATCATTTGTACGGTCAAGAACAAATGGATACAGGGGAGGTTAGTGAGAGCATAGATCGTGGTAAACATGTAACGACGCATCGAGAGCTTGTTGTATTAGAGAGTGGAGGGATATTGATTGATAATCCTGGAATGCGTGAAGTTGGCATAGCTGATAGTACAGGAGGATTAGAAATGACATTTGATGAAGTTCTCGAATTATCCGAGGATTGTAAATACAAAGACTGTACTCATTTGCATGAAGAAGGGTGTGCCATACTTGAAGCATTAGAGAATGGCGAGTTGGATCAAGAATCCTACAACAACTACCAGAAGATGTATAAAGAAAAAATGCATTTTGAAACTAGTGCTGAAGATAAGAAGCGCAAAGACAAAGGATTTGGCAAGATGATGAAGCAAGTCAAAAAGGCACGCAAACAGAATAAGTATTAA
- a CDS encoding SRPBCC domain-containing protein: protein MRKVEVSLFINATPEKIIDAFVNTERLKEWWQVEQALIVPKPGGLYTLVWQISDQGFGYVSSGQIVSYDPMSELIIDNFVYLNPTKDLLGPMSLTVRVRSKDSGSEFYLCQDGYQSGADWDWYYEAVKQAWPDLLNSFKSYIES, encoded by the coding sequence ATGAGAAAGGTAGAAGTCAGTTTATTTATTAACGCCACACCAGAGAAAATCATTGATGCTTTTGTCAACACTGAAAGACTCAAAGAATGGTGGCAGGTAGAACAAGCTTTGATAGTGCCTAAGCCTGGCGGACTATACACCTTGGTCTGGCAAATTTCCGATCAGGGTTTTGGATATGTTTCCTCTGGTCAGATTGTATCCTATGATCCAATGAGCGAGTTGATCATTGACAATTTTGTGTATTTGAATCCAACCAAAGATCTACTTGGTCCCATGAGTTTGACGGTTCGTGTAAGGTCAAAGGACAGTGGAAGTGAATTCTATCTCTGTCAGGATGGTTATCAGTCGGGGGCTGATTGGGATTGGTATTATGAAGCGGTGAAACAGGCATGGCCTGACTTATTAAATTCGTTCAAATCCTATATAGAGTCCTAA